A region from the Desulfitobacterium dehalogenans ATCC 51507 genome encodes:
- a CDS encoding zf-HC2 domain-containing protein: MKISCEIIKDLLPLYHDNVCSNDSKNLVEEHLAYCDSCKAELQTMDDELLMSHGEKNLNEAEAVKKLSDRWRKGMITSLLKGVLGTLLMIVLIALLLYCFMGFRILPAPV; this comes from the coding sequence ATGAAAATATCTTGTGAGATCATTAAGGATTTACTGCCCTTGTACCACGATAATGTCTGCAGTAACGATAGCAAAAACCTGGTTGAAGAGCATCTTGCTTATTGTGATAGCTGCAAAGCAGAATTGCAGACGATGGATGATGAACTGCTCATGAGCCATGGAGAGAAGAATTTAAACGAAGCCGAAGCGGTTAAAAAACTATCGGATCGGTGGAGGAAAGGAATGATCACATCCTTATTGAAAGGTGTCTTGGGCACTCTATTGATGATTGTCCTGATAGCTCTTCTCCTCTATTGTTTTATGGGTTTTAGAATTTTACCCGCCCCAGTGTAG
- a CDS encoding RNA polymerase sigma factor — translation MADSVIQRVYEQHKDAVYAYLLSLTHNKPLSEDLTSEVFLSAIKSLPGFKGRSDLKTWLFSIARYTWYGHLRKSKKELTSEDLMGVYFSDPAGLESTILSKELMDRIYDLLNREPDKNRDIVLMRIEGYSFYEIARKHQISESSARVLDFRTKNKIRTILLKEGYTYE, via the coding sequence ATGGCTGATTCAGTCATTCAAAGGGTCTATGAACAGCATAAAGATGCCGTCTATGCTTATCTATTAAGCCTTACTCATAACAAACCCCTTTCAGAGGATTTGACCTCGGAAGTTTTTCTTAGTGCCATTAAATCCCTGCCTGGGTTTAAGGGGAGATCCGATCTTAAAACCTGGCTGTTCTCTATAGCCCGCTACACATGGTATGGGCATTTAAGAAAAAGCAAAAAAGAGCTTACCTCGGAAGATTTAATGGGAGTCTATTTTTCCGATCCTGCCGGTCTGGAATCAACGATCCTCTCCAAGGAGCTGATGGACAGGATTTATGATTTGCTGAACCGGGAGCCTGACAAAAACAGAGATATTGTTTTGATGCGGATTGAAGGCTATTCCTTTTATGAGATAGCCCGGAAGCATCAGATTTCGGAAAGCTCGGCAAGAGTCCTTGATTTTCGCACCAAGAATAAAATCAGAACGATCCTGTTAAAGGAGGGATATACCTATGAATAA
- the mutM gene encoding bifunctional DNA-formamidopyrimidine glycosylase/DNA-(apurinic or apyrimidinic site) lyase gives MPELPEVETIRRSLCQRILNLRIEDILIRWPGAVEGYEGKTFADTVKGLRIQSIERRGKYLLFTLEEGWSFIAHMRMTGRLVYHAQGQEPEKHTHVVLKLSSGEVHFTDTRKFGRLQLVRTEERLKQPSLARLGPEPLEGGFSAEELARRLAPRKLAIKAALLDQNLLAGVGNIYADEALFRAGIAPERCANSLTKEETEKLYTAICQVLEEGIAANGTSFRDYQDANGEKGDFQKELNVYGRGGEACKCCGHTLERIRLAGRSTVFCPRCQR, from the coding sequence ATGCCGGAACTACCAGAAGTAGAAACCATTCGCAGAAGCCTGTGCCAGCGCATTCTTAATCTAAGGATTGAGGATATCCTGATTCGTTGGCCAGGTGCTGTAGAGGGATATGAAGGGAAAACCTTTGCAGATACTGTCAAGGGATTGAGGATTCAAAGTATCGAAAGACGTGGGAAATACCTTTTGTTTACCTTAGAAGAGGGCTGGTCCTTCATCGCTCATATGCGCATGACAGGACGCTTGGTTTACCACGCCCAAGGACAAGAACCGGAAAAGCATACCCATGTGGTTCTTAAGCTATCTTCAGGTGAGGTTCATTTTACCGATACGCGCAAATTCGGCCGGCTGCAGTTAGTGAGAACTGAGGAACGCCTCAAACAACCCTCTTTAGCCCGGTTGGGTCCGGAGCCTTTAGAAGGCGGCTTTAGCGCGGAAGAATTGGCACGGCGCCTGGCTCCCCGCAAGCTGGCTATTAAGGCAGCCCTCTTGGATCAGAACCTTCTGGCGGGAGTCGGCAATATCTATGCCGATGAGGCCTTATTTCGGGCGGGGATTGCCCCGGAGCGGTGTGCCAATTCTTTGACGAAAGAGGAGACAGAGAAGCTTTATACTGCCATTTGTCAAGTTCTTGAGGAGGGTATCGCCGCCAATGGCACCTCTTTCCGGGATTATCAGGATGCTAATGGAGAAAAAGGCGACTTTCAAAAGGAATTGAATGTCTATGGTCGTGGGGGAGAAGCGTGTAAATGTTGCGGCCATACTCTGGAAAGAATTCGTCTGGCCGGCAGGTCAACTGTGTTTTGCCCCCGCTGTCAGAGGTAA
- the polA gene encoding DNA polymerase I, with the protein MSKILILDGNSLANRAFYALPMMTTADGKPTNVLHGFMTMVLRLLLEQKPDYWVVAFDKTKATVRIEQYADYKAQRKETPDALKPQFDFLKELLTAFSMPILECAGYEADDIIATVASMAEKREWETQIYTGDRDALQLISPRTTVYLTRKGITEVDAYDEAALYEKYQLRPAQIIDLKGLMGDASDNIPGVPGVGEKTALKLLWEYGSVENVLENIDNISGKKLQENLRNNTDKALLSKKLATMLYDIPTEIDLDKLAYRRPDEKVFAGALDKYVLKSVARIWHEHHGIGEEERGTAQEEALKPWPLRELSTEEWLVQLAKWQADTTPLILTYGSTGGNPHWGKVTDWGMAAEGESFILNWTDADPEVRQAFIHLLEDPAVSKQVGDSKLLYSLLLNEEINLRGVALDISLAAYLINPTRNKFESLELVKEYIPGVGEFGNLAEEASALAQVVDSYKETLEELGLSALLHEMEEPLSPILARMEKQGIAVDVQRLKEFGQELTVELQRLEQEIYADAGETFNINSPQQLGHILFEKLGLPPMKKTKTGYSTDADTLEELRTQHPIVDKVLDYRQLSKLMSTYVNGLLAQIHEERVHTTFQQTVTATGRLSSTEPNLQNIPIRLELGRLLRKVFTPTQEGWVLLSADYSQIELRILAHYSQDQVLCESFSLNQDVHTRTASEVFGVPMEDVTKDMRRKAKAVNFGLIYGLTDFGLGRDLGVPRKEAKTYIEKYFHRYEGVKRYLEEIVVKAKEEAQVRTLLNRLRRIPELRHPNRVQRQFGERIAMNTPIQGTAADVMKLAMLGVAEALKPYRANLLLQVHDELVIEVAPEDVEEVAKVVRDEMENAFPLSVPLTVECKTGPNWYDMESYSFE; encoded by the coding sequence ATGTCAAAAATCCTTATATTAGATGGAAATAGTTTAGCCAACCGGGCTTTTTATGCTTTACCGATGATGACCACAGCCGATGGAAAGCCGACCAATGTGCTTCATGGCTTTATGACCATGGTGCTGAGATTGCTTCTCGAACAAAAACCGGACTATTGGGTTGTGGCTTTTGATAAGACCAAGGCTACGGTAAGAATAGAGCAATATGCGGATTACAAGGCCCAGCGGAAAGAGACTCCCGATGCTCTAAAACCCCAATTTGATTTCCTCAAAGAGCTGTTGACTGCTTTTTCCATGCCTATTCTGGAGTGCGCAGGCTATGAAGCCGATGATATCATCGCGACGGTAGCCTCTATGGCTGAGAAAAGGGAATGGGAAACTCAGATTTATACGGGGGACAGGGATGCCCTGCAGCTTATTTCTCCCCGAACCACGGTTTATCTGACCCGCAAAGGGATTACAGAGGTGGATGCCTATGACGAAGCGGCCCTCTACGAAAAGTATCAACTCCGGCCAGCCCAGATCATCGATCTTAAAGGACTGATGGGAGATGCTTCCGATAATATTCCCGGTGTGCCCGGAGTAGGGGAAAAAACAGCCCTGAAGCTTTTGTGGGAATACGGCAGTGTGGAGAATGTTCTTGAGAACATTGACAATATCTCTGGAAAGAAGCTCCAGGAGAATTTGCGCAATAACACGGATAAGGCTCTCTTAAGTAAGAAACTGGCCACTATGCTTTATGACATACCCACGGAGATTGACCTGGATAAATTGGCCTATCGCCGCCCGGATGAAAAAGTCTTTGCAGGGGCTTTGGACAAGTATGTCCTTAAAAGCGTAGCCCGGATCTGGCATGAACATCATGGGATAGGAGAAGAGGAGAGAGGCACTGCTCAGGAAGAAGCTTTGAAGCCCTGGCCTCTTCGTGAACTGAGTACAGAAGAGTGGCTGGTGCAGCTTGCAAAATGGCAGGCTGATACAACACCTCTTATTTTAACTTATGGCAGTACAGGGGGAAATCCTCATTGGGGAAAGGTCACCGACTGGGGAATGGCTGCAGAAGGAGAATCCTTTATCCTCAACTGGACCGACGCAGATCCGGAGGTTCGGCAGGCTTTCATTCACTTGCTCGAAGACCCTGCTGTCTCCAAGCAAGTAGGAGACAGCAAACTGCTTTATAGTCTGCTCCTTAATGAAGAGATCAATTTGCGCGGAGTAGCTTTAGATATCAGTCTGGCGGCTTACTTAATTAACCCTACCCGCAACAAATTTGAGTCCCTGGAACTGGTTAAGGAATATATCCCTGGTGTGGGGGAATTCGGGAATTTGGCTGAAGAAGCTTCCGCTTTAGCTCAAGTGGTAGATTCCTATAAGGAAACCCTTGAGGAACTTGGCCTGAGCGCTCTTCTTCATGAAATGGAGGAACCCTTAAGCCCCATCTTGGCACGGATGGAAAAGCAGGGGATTGCGGTGGATGTCCAAAGACTGAAAGAATTCGGTCAAGAGTTGACCGTGGAGCTTCAGCGTTTAGAGCAAGAGATCTATGCCGATGCGGGGGAAACCTTTAATATTAACTCTCCCCAGCAGTTGGGTCATATCCTCTTTGAAAAATTGGGGCTTCCCCCCATGAAAAAGACCAAAACCGGTTACTCCACGGATGCAGATACATTGGAAGAGTTAAGGACCCAACATCCTATCGTGGATAAGGTATTGGACTATCGTCAGTTAAGCAAGCTTATGTCCACTTATGTCAACGGCTTGCTGGCTCAGATTCACGAAGAAAGAGTCCATACTACCTTCCAGCAGACGGTAACAGCTACCGGCCGCTTATCCAGTACGGAGCCTAATCTGCAAAATATTCCGATACGCCTTGAGCTTGGGCGATTATTGCGGAAGGTCTTTACCCCTACTCAAGAAGGCTGGGTGCTTTTATCAGCGGATTATTCCCAAATTGAGCTGCGGATTTTAGCCCATTATTCTCAAGACCAAGTCCTTTGCGAATCCTTCTCTCTGAATCAGGATGTTCATACCCGTACCGCTTCAGAGGTGTTCGGGGTTCCTATGGAGGATGTCACGAAGGATATGCGCCGCAAAGCCAAGGCTGTTAACTTCGGGTTGATCTATGGGTTGACAGATTTTGGCTTAGGCAGGGATTTGGGTGTACCCCGTAAAGAAGCCAAAACCTATATCGAGAAATACTTCCATCGCTATGAAGGAGTCAAACGCTATCTGGAAGAGATCGTGGTCAAGGCTAAGGAAGAAGCACAGGTTCGCACCTTGCTCAATCGTTTGCGCCGGATTCCTGAATTACGGCACCCCAACCGGGTGCAGCGTCAATTCGGGGAGCGGATCGCCATGAATACTCCTATCCAGGGAACTGCCGCAGATGTTATGAAACTGGCTATGCTGGGCGTAGCTGAGGCCTTGAAGCCTTATCGAGCCAATCTCCTCTTGCAGGTCCACGATGAGTTGGTGATTGAAGTAGCTCCTGAGGATGTTGAAGAAGTGGCTAAAGTGGTCCGTGACGAGATGGAAAACGCTTTTCCTCTCTCTGTCCCTCTAACCGTAGAGTGTAAGACCGGTCCGAACTGGTATGATATGGAGTCCTATTCTTTTGAGTGA
- a CDS encoding ABC-F family ATP-binding cassette domain-containing protein, with translation MSILYCRSCGVDVSGEALFRQVTLAVEKGEKVGLVGPNGAGKTTLLRACLGEHPLESGEVFLTGTWGYLPQNPLVEDKGTVWESMLAERADLIEMKEQLHVLEERMAHATDGKVFDQYSALTERFENMGGYALEAQVRKILSGLGLSKEAERPIQHLSGGQKTRLALSKLLLRSPEFLVLDEPTNHLDMDALEWLEGFLKGYDGAILVVSHDRYFLDHVVQKVLHLENGSLKSYPGNYSEYELQRAVEETTLAREAERVSKKIARLEEYIRRYKAGIKSKQARGRESQLQKIKPVEVNKNPKSLHISLATGRRSGDRTLMIQGVSIEFPGRKLFHGVNVELRRGDRVALLGENGIGKTSLLKAIKGSLPYKGEIRLGANVKLGYYSQEHEELQGKGSIIDEIRGDTDLLDPEIRSLLARFGFVGEEVFKPVSVLSGGEKSRLALSKLFLSQGNLLLLDEPTNHLDTRMRDVLEEALQDYDGTLLIVSHDRYFLDRVVNKIARLTPEGLKVYEGDYSMYKAQVQEEEAASSGGSTSPGTAAGTRSYDNSKEADREARRRQRKAQQLETQITELEEEIQSLEEQMSAVTSNYEKALELHHLFEEKKALLDNTMIEWLEITEE, from the coding sequence ATGAGTATTCTTTACTGTCGGAGTTGCGGCGTGGATGTTTCCGGGGAAGCCCTTTTCCGGCAAGTAACCTTGGCTGTAGAGAAGGGAGAGAAGGTGGGGCTGGTAGGACCCAACGGGGCGGGAAAGACGACCCTGCTGCGGGCCTGCCTAGGGGAGCACCCTCTGGAAAGCGGAGAGGTATTTCTTACGGGAACGTGGGGATACCTTCCTCAGAATCCTTTAGTTGAAGATAAGGGAACCGTCTGGGAGAGCATGTTGGCAGAACGGGCTGATCTCATTGAAATGAAGGAACAGCTTCATGTCCTTGAAGAAAGGATGGCTCATGCAACAGATGGGAAAGTTTTTGATCAGTACAGTGCCCTCACTGAGCGTTTTGAAAACATGGGGGGGTATGCGCTGGAAGCCCAGGTGCGCAAGATCCTTTCCGGTCTTGGACTTTCGAAAGAAGCTGAGCGCCCCATTCAGCACTTGAGCGGGGGACAAAAAACAAGGCTTGCTTTGAGCAAACTCCTTCTGCGTTCTCCGGAATTTCTGGTCCTGGATGAGCCGACCAACCACCTAGACATGGATGCCTTGGAATGGCTTGAAGGATTTTTGAAAGGCTATGACGGTGCGATTTTAGTGGTTTCCCATGATCGTTATTTCCTGGATCATGTGGTTCAGAAAGTTCTTCATTTGGAAAATGGCTCTCTGAAGAGCTATCCCGGCAACTATTCCGAGTATGAGCTGCAACGGGCGGTGGAAGAGACCACCCTGGCCAGGGAAGCGGAACGGGTAAGCAAAAAGATTGCCCGCCTGGAGGAATACATCCGGCGTTACAAAGCGGGAATAAAATCCAAGCAAGCCCGTGGCCGGGAATCTCAGCTCCAAAAGATTAAGCCCGTCGAGGTGAATAAAAATCCTAAGTCTTTGCATATTTCCCTGGCGACGGGACGGCGCAGCGGGGATCGGACCCTCATGATCCAGGGGGTATCCATCGAGTTTCCCGGCCGGAAGTTGTTCCATGGGGTTAATGTGGAACTGCGCCGTGGAGACCGGGTGGCCCTTCTCGGAGAAAATGGGATTGGCAAGACCAGTTTGCTCAAAGCCATTAAAGGTTCACTGCCCTATAAAGGTGAGATTCGCCTGGGGGCCAATGTCAAGCTGGGTTATTATTCCCAGGAACATGAGGAATTGCAGGGCAAGGGCAGCATCATAGATGAAATCCGGGGGGACACCGATCTGCTTGACCCGGAGATTCGCAGTCTGCTGGCTCGATTCGGGTTTGTAGGAGAAGAGGTTTTTAAGCCGGTTTCCGTATTAAGCGGGGGAGAAAAAAGCCGGCTGGCTTTGTCCAAACTCTTCCTCTCCCAAGGGAACCTGCTCCTCCTGGACGAGCCCACCAACCACCTGGATACCCGTATGCGGGATGTCCTGGAAGAAGCACTCCAGGATTATGATGGAACCCTCTTGATAGTCTCCCATGACCGCTACTTTTTGGACCGGGTGGTTAATAAAATCGCCCGTTTGACTCCTGAGGGACTTAAAGTCTACGAAGGGGACTATAGTATGTATAAGGCTCAAGTCCAGGAAGAAGAGGCTGCTTCCTCAGGTGGGAGCACTTCCCCCGGTACGGCCGCAGGAACCCGTTCCTATGATAACTCAAAAGAAGCGGACCGCGAAGCAAGACGGCGCCAGAGAAAAGCTCAACAATTAGAGACGCAGATTACTGAACTG
- a CDS encoding RNA polymerase sigma factor codes for MTDFGKIYTEYFSDVYKYVLTLCRNEAIAEEVTQETFFKAMRHINQFNGSCRLYVWLCQIAKNTYFSLSNKQRRMAPGLDMDLPDLTADLERDFLDKDEARRLHSLLHNLSDPYKEVFTLRVFGELPFSQIGELFGKTDSWARLIFYRAKKQLQEAMK; via the coding sequence GTGACGGACTTTGGGAAAATATATACAGAATACTTTTCTGATGTATATAAATATGTGCTGACCCTATGTCGGAACGAGGCCATTGCCGAAGAGGTTACACAGGAAACTTTTTTCAAAGCGATGCGGCATATCAATCAGTTCAATGGAAGTTGCAGATTATATGTATGGCTTTGTCAGATTGCAAAAAATACATATTTCTCGCTTTCCAATAAGCAAAGGCGGATGGCTCCGGGTCTTGATATGGATTTACCGGATTTAACAGCAGATTTAGAAAGAGATTTTCTCGATAAAGATGAGGCCAGACGATTACATAGTCTGCTTCATAATCTAAGCGATCCGTACAAAGAGGTCTTTACTTTAAGGGTATTCGGGGAACTGCCATTTTCTCAAATCGGTGAGTTGTTCGGAAAAACCGATAGCTGGGCAAGACTGATCTTTTATAGAGCAAAAAAGCAATTACAGGAGGCAATGAAATGA
- a CDS encoding zf-HC2 domain-containing protein, with the protein MNKISCPVCLDLIPLVKDGIASEDSRLLVQEHLAGCEHCSDSWGEKTEADMGADTAMDDTVVLGKIKKQMMLFLLSIMLAGTLLGMVISNGMHMFYNGLIMPAIGGFGYMLFKRKAYFVPLGLFAFSFIWVFVRGLIDGILTYTGIIDLISMSAWWSAIFSAFSAVGVLIAWLLHYAFKKEV; encoded by the coding sequence ATGAATAAGATTTCCTGCCCTGTCTGCCTGGACTTAATACCTCTGGTCAAGGATGGTATCGCCAGTGAAGACAGCCGCCTACTGGTGCAGGAGCACCTTGCAGGCTGTGAGCACTGTTCGGATAGTTGGGGAGAAAAAACTGAGGCAGATATGGGGGCAGATACTGCTATGGATGACACAGTAGTGTTAGGCAAAATCAAAAAACAAATGATGTTATTTCTGCTTAGCATTATGTTGGCCGGAACGCTGCTGGGAATGGTCATCTCCAACGGTATGCATATGTTCTACAATGGGCTGATCATGCCTGCCATAGGCGGCTTTGGATATATGCTGTTCAAAAGGAAAGCCTATTTTGTTCCTCTGGGCCTGTTTGCCTTCTCCTTTATCTGGGTATTCGTTCGTGGACTCATCGACGGAATCCTGACCTACACCGGCATCATTGACTTAATTTCCATGTCCGCCTGGTGGTCCGCCATTTTTTCCGCTTTCAGTGCAGTTGGGGTTCTGATCGCTTGGCTCTTGCATTATGCATTTAAGAAAGAGGTGTAG